A portion of the Victivallis lenta genome contains these proteins:
- a CDS encoding alpha-ketoacid dehydrogenase subunit alpha/beta encodes MANNYLSDRGPSFRKETIKLKPIPAYTFSKTLADEFKAKEITKSEVSDLYESMLVIREFEDMINKCRTGAYEVISDYNYRGPTHLSIGQEATASGVCSMLNITDLITSTHRGHGDSIAKGFHAIKQMTEQELRERCPEFSSLSGEELREAVMEDHIFRTIAELFGKEDGYGKGRGGGMHIADFRVGHLGANAIVGGGIPIATGAAMTCRIDDNMKGRVVCSFAGDGAYSNGVVLESLNWASQDQFDGPLAETKFGLPIIYCLINNHYGMTGRADGEVTGVDHLARRAAGFDNDNMHAEVVNGMDILAVRDAIGRAKALAKKGEGPILLEFDTYRYYGHSLSDPRNEYRTREEEARWKEVDPVVTFRQRILEAKIMNEKELSALEAKVAARNARAARRAADAPDPNPADVIKYMYTDGSSDVVPAAYADPKLYEPLPRAKRDANGMTTYRDAIKEGLCEEMARDKRVVLFGEDVAEYGGAFKLSKGMLEAFGRDRVLNTPISEACICGAAVGMAMTGYRPVAELMYMDFALMSSDQISNQAAKWHYMTGASTEVPLVVRCSVGGGKGYGGQHSQSLESMFAHIPGTYVAYPSNPYDAKGMIKTAVRTNNPVVFVEGQLLYNVKGVVPEEDYTVPFGVANIVREGSDVTIVAWGPAVADALKAAETLAGEGISAEVIDPRTLVPFDSEAIFASVRKTGRCVVVSQCVDIGSFTGEIVSQVVANCFDDLDAPVLKIGAKNGIAPQAYTLEEAFLPTAADIVAAVKKLY; translated from the coding sequence ATGGCGAACAACTATCTCTCCGATCGCGGTCCCAGCTTCCGTAAAGAAACCATCAAGCTCAAGCCGATTCCGGCCTACACGTTCTCGAAGACGCTGGCCGACGAGTTCAAGGCGAAGGAGATCACGAAATCCGAAGTCTCCGACCTCTACGAATCAATGCTCGTGATCCGTGAATTCGAAGACATGATCAACAAGTGCCGCACCGGCGCATACGAAGTCATCAGCGATTACAACTACCGCGGGCCGACCCACCTCTCCATCGGGCAGGAGGCGACCGCATCGGGCGTCTGCTCGATGCTGAACATCACCGACCTCATCACGAGCACGCACCGCGGCCACGGCGACTCGATTGCGAAGGGCTTCCACGCGATCAAGCAGATGACCGAACAGGAGCTCCGCGAGCGCTGCCCCGAATTCTCGAGCCTCTCCGGCGAAGAGCTGCGGGAAGCGGTCATGGAGGACCATATCTTCCGCACCATCGCCGAGCTGTTCGGCAAAGAGGACGGCTACGGCAAGGGGCGCGGAGGCGGCATGCACATCGCGGACTTCCGCGTCGGCCACCTCGGCGCGAACGCGATCGTCGGCGGCGGCATTCCGATCGCGACCGGCGCGGCCATGACCTGCCGCATCGACGACAACATGAAGGGCCGCGTGGTCTGCTCGTTCGCGGGCGACGGCGCCTATTCGAACGGCGTCGTCCTCGAGTCGCTGAACTGGGCGAGCCAGGATCAGTTCGACGGACCGCTGGCTGAAACGAAGTTCGGGTTGCCGATCATCTACTGCCTGATCAACAACCACTACGGCATGACCGGCCGCGCCGACGGCGAAGTGACCGGCGTCGACCACCTGGCCCGCCGCGCCGCCGGCTTCGACAACGACAACATGCACGCCGAAGTCGTGAACGGCATGGACATCCTCGCGGTCCGCGACGCGATCGGCCGCGCCAAGGCGCTGGCGAAGAAGGGCGAAGGCCCGATCCTGCTCGAATTCGACACCTACCGCTACTACGGCCACTCGCTCTCCGACCCGCGCAACGAATACCGCACCCGCGAGGAGGAAGCGCGCTGGAAGGAGGTCGACCCGGTAGTGACCTTCCGCCAGCGGATTCTCGAGGCGAAAATCATGAACGAGAAGGAGCTCTCGGCACTGGAAGCGAAGGTCGCCGCCCGGAACGCCCGCGCCGCACGCCGCGCCGCCGACGCCCCGGACCCGAATCCGGCCGACGTGATCAAGTACATGTACACCGACGGCAGCAGCGACGTCGTCCCGGCCGCCTATGCCGATCCGAAACTCTATGAGCCGCTGCCGCGCGCCAAGCGCGATGCGAACGGCATGACGACCTACCGCGACGCAATCAAGGAAGGGCTCTGCGAGGAAATGGCCCGCGACAAGCGCGTCGTGCTCTTCGGTGAAGACGTCGCCGAATACGGCGGCGCCTTCAAACTCTCGAAAGGTATGCTCGAGGCATTCGGCCGCGACCGCGTCCTCAACACCCCGATCTCCGAAGCCTGCATCTGCGGCGCGGCGGTCGGCATGGCGATGACCGGCTACCGCCCGGTGGCCGAACTCATGTACATGGACTTCGCGCTGATGTCGTCCGACCAGATTTCGAACCAGGCCGCGAAGTGGCACTACATGACCGGCGCCTCGACCGAAGTCCCGCTCGTCGTGCGCTGCAGCGTCGGCGGCGGCAAGGGATACGGCGGCCAGCACTCGCAGTCACTCGAATCGATGTTCGCCCACATTCCGGGGACCTACGTCGCCTATCCGTCGAATCCGTATGACGCGAAGGGCATGATCAAGACCGCGGTCCGCACGAACAATCCGGTCGTCTTCGTCGAAGGCCAGCTGCTCTACAACGTGAAGGGCGTGGTGCCGGAAGAGGATTACACGGTGCCGTTCGGCGTGGCGAATATCGTCCGTGAAGGCTCCGACGTGACGATCGTCGCCTGGGGCCCGGCGGTGGCCGACGCCCTGAAGGCGGCGGAAACCCTCGCGGGGGAAGGCATCTCCGCTGAAGTCATCGACCCGCGCACGCTGGTTCCGTTCGACTCAGAGGCGATCTTCGCGTCGGTGCGCAAGACCGGTCGCTGCGTGGTGGTCAGCCAGTGCGTCGACATCGGCAGTTTCACGGGTGAAATCGTTTCGCAGGTCGTGGCGAACTGCTTCGACGACCTCGACGCCCCGGTTCTGAAGATCGGCGCGAAGAACGGCATCGCTCCGCAGGCCTACACGCTCGAAGAGGCGTTCCTGCCGACCGCCGCCGACATCGTCGCGGCCGTGAAGAAGCTTTACTGA
- a CDS encoding DeoR/GlpR family DNA-binding transcription regulator, with translation MGSNGNNRKLLSPEREDLILAALGDGVRTIAELAGALQVSEATVRRDLHSLENRGAVQRVHGGAIRVGGDDEKREPLFHEKTTLRAAEKERIAEAALALIEDGDSIYLDGGSTVLALARKLGSRRNLTVVTNSLMAAAELMESRHRLILLGGEFRPLSRTLVGPLTTPIGEALHIGKAFFGTIGFTAAGVSTTDPGEAFTKKLILGRAGMSVLLADSGKFGRASLVNAGTLDDFRFVVTDSGIPPEFMKILKKHNIEIIQA, from the coding sequence ATGGGAAGCAATGGGAACAACCGGAAACTGCTTTCGCCGGAGCGCGAGGACCTGATTCTTGCGGCGCTCGGCGACGGAGTGCGCACCATCGCCGAACTGGCCGGCGCGCTCCAGGTCTCCGAGGCGACGGTGCGGCGCGATCTGCACTCCCTTGAGAACCGCGGCGCCGTTCAGCGCGTGCACGGCGGAGCGATCCGCGTCGGCGGCGACGATGAAAAGCGCGAACCGCTGTTCCACGAGAAAACCACGCTCCGCGCCGCCGAAAAGGAGCGTATCGCCGAAGCCGCCCTCGCCCTTATCGAAGACGGCGACTCGATCTATCTCGACGGCGGCAGCACCGTACTCGCGCTGGCGCGCAAACTCGGGAGCCGCCGCAACCTCACGGTCGTGACCAATTCCCTGATGGCGGCGGCCGAGCTCATGGAGTCGCGTCACCGGCTGATCCTGCTCGGCGGCGAATTCCGCCCGCTTTCGCGCACGCTGGTCGGCCCGCTGACCACACCGATCGGCGAAGCGCTCCATATCGGCAAAGCGTTTTTCGGCACCATCGGTTTCACGGCCGCCGGCGTCTCGACGACCGATCCCGGAGAAGCCTTCACGAAAAAGCTCATTCTCGGCCGGGCCGGCATGTCGGTCCTGCTGGCCGACTCCGGCAAATTCGGCCGGGCGTCGCTGGTCAACGCCGGCACGCTCGACGATTTCCGCTTTGTCGTAACCGACTCCGGCATACCGCCGGAATTCATGAAGATACTGAAGAAGCACAATATCGAGATCATTCAGGCATAA
- a CDS encoding LacI family DNA-binding transcriptional regulator — MADYSIRDIARMAGVSVGTVSRILNNAENVDEGIRRRTMEVIRQVNYRSGRRGRRAEQRGTAPSVPERTRSIALISPGMGSAWKSNELWASYMAGIETACQERRSRLTMYMADSKQEDIVREIVRNADGILVKMEDTLPDYVKELITLLPAVGFGAAHNFDPLPQVIVDNNAGGVIAAEELLKRGHRRIAFVNHEACNEIFIARSNGYLEVMKSEGSFRPEYLIEFSARAKTKLAVEPEQTPPDMTGVLDRLLVLPERPTAVILANDWAAFGFLQACAIRGVRIPDEFSIIGMDDSGNLCTLLKPTLSSVAMPFNRVSHFAACTLCDLIDGVGVHQRNTSSVVRIPGSLKQRDSIRTI, encoded by the coding sequence ATGGCTGATTATTCGATACGCGACATCGCCCGGATGGCGGGCGTCTCCGTCGGGACCGTGAGCCGGATTCTGAACAACGCGGAAAACGTTGACGAAGGTATCCGGCGGCGCACCATGGAGGTGATCCGGCAGGTCAACTACCGGTCGGGCCGGCGCGGCAGGCGCGCCGAACAGCGCGGCACGGCGCCGTCGGTTCCGGAACGGACCCGCAGCATCGCGCTCATCTCTCCCGGCATGGGCTCCGCCTGGAAAAGCAATGAGCTATGGGCCAGCTACATGGCCGGAATCGAAACCGCCTGCCAGGAGCGCCGCAGCCGCCTGACCATGTATATGGCCGACTCGAAGCAGGAGGATATCGTCCGCGAAATCGTCCGGAATGCGGACGGCATTCTCGTCAAGATGGAGGATACGCTCCCTGATTACGTGAAGGAGCTCATCACGCTGCTCCCCGCCGTCGGCTTCGGCGCGGCCCACAATTTCGACCCGCTGCCGCAGGTCATCGTCGACAACAACGCCGGCGGAGTCATTGCGGCGGAGGAGCTGCTGAAGCGCGGACACCGCCGGATCGCTTTCGTGAACCATGAGGCGTGCAACGAAATCTTCATCGCCCGTTCGAACGGCTATCTCGAGGTCATGAAGTCCGAAGGAAGCTTCCGCCCGGAATACCTGATCGAATTTTCCGCCCGGGCCAAAACGAAGCTGGCGGTCGAACCGGAACAGACGCCGCCGGATATGACCGGCGTTCTCGACCGGCTCCTTGTTCTTCCGGAGCGTCCGACCGCCGTGATCCTCGCCAACGACTGGGCCGCATTCGGCTTTCTGCAGGCGTGCGCGATTCGCGGCGTGCGGATTCCGGATGAATTCAGCATCATCGGCATGGACGACTCCGGCAACCTCTGCACGCTGCTCAAGCCGACGCTCTCGTCGGTGGCCATGCCGTTCAACCGGGTATCGCACTTCGCGGCCTGCACGCTCTGCGACCTGATCGACGGCGTCGGCGTTCACCAGCGGAACACCTCTTCGGTGGTCCGCATTCCCGGTTCCCTGAAACAACGCGATTCGATCCGAACCATATAA
- a CDS encoding type II secretion system protein — MKRKSFTLIELLVVIAIIAILASMLLPALNQARDKASTTKCVNNMRQNGQSFLLYSADYRDFTPPCRARVDGEERGFAYLLYQGRYLPDRATVACPILSKYPIRTGDNAKAYPEVKNGMTYTSNQWVLPFVKDDGTVEGPTGSMKLVDSIWPKFGSITKPSLRYVQTDSYVDWSGTPEIRRWDKVLNNKNWGAFEGRWIHRNSGVNILYADGHVNWFNTLNTSFGPGASPGTRNYDLHGVTSW, encoded by the coding sequence ATGAAACGCAAATCTTTTACCCTCATCGAGCTTCTGGTCGTAATCGCGATCATCGCGATTCTCGCTTCGATGCTGCTGCCGGCGCTGAATCAGGCGCGCGATAAGGCCAGTACCACCAAATGCGTTAACAATATGCGGCAGAACGGTCAGTCGTTTCTGCTTTATTCGGCGGACTACCGCGATTTCACGCCGCCGTGCCGCGCCCGGGTTGACGGCGAGGAACGCGGCTTTGCATACCTGCTGTACCAGGGGCGTTACCTTCCCGACCGCGCTACGGTGGCCTGTCCGATTCTCTCGAAATATCCGATCCGCACCGGGGACAACGCCAAAGCCTATCCGGAAGTGAAGAACGGCATGACCTACACCTCGAATCAGTGGGTGCTTCCGTTCGTGAAGGATGACGGGACGGTGGAAGGTCCTACCGGCAGCATGAAGCTCGTGGATTCGATCTGGCCGAAATTCGGCAGCATCACGAAGCCGAGTCTGCGCTATGTGCAGACCGATTCGTATGTCGACTGGTCCGGCACTCCCGAAATCCGACGCTGGGACAAGGTGCTCAACAACAAAAACTGGGGCGCTTTCGAGGGGCGCTGGATTCACCGCAACTCCGGTGTGAATATTCTTTATGCCGACGGGCACGTCAACTGGTTCAATACGCTGAATACGAGTTTCGGTCCCGGCGCGAGCCCCGGCACCCGGAATTACGATCTCCACGGCGTCACCAGCTGGTAA
- a CDS encoding glycoside hydrolase family 2 TIM barrel-domain containing protein encodes MKKSTVIAAAFCAACSLAASGAQVYNVDKLVFKPSDNGSDTKVFQPVRVDSDRIEIDFTDQANADNYLHIDLGNLDLTPYLPGGYLEVDAEIDTPILRLSPSLAAPARFWPTRLFVEQEATMKPGRRTYRFYFDTLPPKRIAEKKDHLYLFFHDIGGEARGKAKVIVHGTKLVKSAPDFQKQKSDCYREQYNWRSYPELGKFYRGKYDRLVPAEAVESNPFVTRSSLNGKYEKAYLGDITWKYDRLADESFAQPGAKLAGSTEVTVPEKPVADQKGGYYVYRRNFRFDPKAGEAVYLKIGDLADSAEIYLNGKRIGTQSSVRKRHEWVLENGSRQTNTWGKPVREVVKFQHFERMAIPCPFNPADLPDAEVMMLPIYNGEYAWNYVYDVTDALKPGENTLAVRLYGNPVRGWWIYRHTEDRTYRNEFGIFGDVELLTEARPAFVRVDAPAAGRVDDNGMAERTFSGKTVPGAKKVVLSGHGRSVELPLDAEGNFRGALTLPADFNRYAFTLTAFDAENRAFDSRNVELNGSVIELRDGKLYVNGDQFVIRGINSETGIEWDNDRRQTRRRWLKMLGTYKQLGFNALRIEGVTEQQLRDALDYGFLVMPVYASGSCNTTEVALGNLVAPDHEFNTDAHKEMALELAKYPNILFWNSGNENHHTAGYNDKVLMDEYLTAAEKYLHLYDPSRRPVTYANLDTFGTSWFFTAGQGVLGYNSYRFPDDFRKMMAEIYEETKMPLVFCEWGLLENETKGTALRKQDVAQWEKDMGAKLDTMRNAPGCVGGFLYAHHGELLDVSGREWLQKVMSPFRLTREGDTLKFENQDVATLRKVLLQVVSPDNVIESEWLDELKPGRSLRIACPAENRDALRVEISFETHRGLKQKYTRMVNRLEETR; translated from the coding sequence ATGAAGAAAAGCACTGTCATTGCGGCCGCATTTTGTGCCGCCTGTTCGCTTGCCGCTTCCGGCGCGCAGGTTTATAATGTCGACAAACTCGTGTTCAAGCCTTCCGACAACGGCTCCGACACGAAGGTGTTTCAGCCGGTCAGGGTCGACAGCGACCGGATCGAAATCGATTTCACCGATCAGGCCAATGCCGACAACTATCTGCATATCGACCTCGGCAATCTCGATCTGACACCGTATCTGCCGGGCGGTTATCTCGAAGTCGACGCCGAGATCGACACGCCGATCCTGCGGCTCAGTCCGTCGCTGGCCGCCCCGGCCCGTTTCTGGCCGACCCGCCTCTTCGTCGAACAGGAAGCCACGATGAAGCCGGGACGCCGCACCTACCGCTTCTACTTCGATACGCTTCCACCGAAGCGGATCGCCGAAAAGAAGGATCATCTGTATCTGTTCTTCCACGATATCGGCGGAGAGGCGCGCGGCAAGGCGAAGGTCATCGTCCACGGCACGAAGCTTGTGAAGAGCGCGCCGGATTTCCAGAAACAGAAAAGCGACTGCTACCGGGAGCAGTACAACTGGCGCAGCTATCCGGAGCTCGGCAAGTTCTACCGCGGCAAGTACGACCGGCTCGTCCCGGCCGAAGCGGTCGAAAGCAATCCGTTCGTGACCCGCAGCAGCCTGAACGGCAAGTACGAGAAAGCCTATCTGGGCGATATCACCTGGAAATACGACAGGCTTGCCGACGAAAGTTTTGCGCAGCCCGGCGCGAAGCTCGCCGGTTCCACTGAAGTGACCGTCCCCGAAAAACCGGTTGCCGACCAGAAGGGCGGTTACTACGTCTACCGCAGAAACTTCCGTTTCGATCCGAAGGCGGGGGAGGCGGTTTACCTGAAGATCGGCGACCTTGCCGACAGCGCCGAAATCTATTTGAACGGCAAGCGGATCGGCACGCAGTCGAGTGTCCGCAAGCGGCATGAGTGGGTGCTCGAAAACGGCTCGCGCCAGACCAACACCTGGGGAAAGCCGGTCAGGGAGGTCGTCAAGTTCCAGCACTTCGAACGCATGGCCATTCCGTGCCCGTTCAACCCGGCCGATCTGCCCGACGCCGAAGTCATGATGCTGCCGATCTACAACGGCGAATACGCCTGGAACTATGTCTACGACGTGACCGACGCGCTCAAGCCGGGCGAGAACACGCTCGCCGTGCGGCTGTACGGCAATCCGGTCAGGGGATGGTGGATCTACCGCCATACCGAGGACCGCACCTACCGCAACGAATTCGGCATCTTCGGCGATGTCGAGCTGCTGACCGAAGCGCGTCCGGCCTTCGTCCGGGTCGATGCTCCGGCGGCGGGCCGGGTTGATGATAACGGCATGGCCGAACGCACCTTTTCCGGCAAAACGGTTCCCGGTGCGAAGAAGGTCGTGCTTTCCGGCCACGGCCGCAGCGTGGAGCTCCCGCTTGACGCGGAGGGCAACTTCAGGGGGGCGCTGACGCTTCCGGCCGACTTCAACCGCTACGCCTTCACGCTGACCGCTTTCGATGCGGAAAACCGCGCTTTCGACAGCCGCAACGTCGAGCTCAACGGTTCGGTCATCGAGCTGCGCGACGGCAAGCTCTATGTGAACGGCGATCAGTTCGTGATCCGCGGCATCAACTCCGAGACCGGCATCGAGTGGGACAACGACCGCCGCCAGACGCGCCGCCGCTGGCTCAAGATGCTCGGAACCTACAAGCAGCTCGGTTTCAATGCGCTCCGCATCGAGGGCGTGACCGAGCAGCAGCTCAGGGACGCGCTCGACTACGGTTTTCTCGTCATGCCGGTATACGCCTCCGGCTCCTGCAACACGACCGAGGTCGCGCTCGGCAATCTCGTCGCGCCGGATCATGAGTTCAACACCGATGCGCACAAGGAGATGGCGCTTGAGCTCGCCAAGTACCCGAACATCCTGTTCTGGAACTCCGGCAACGAGAACCACCACACCGCCGGATACAACGACAAAGTGCTGATGGACGAGTACCTGACCGCCGCCGAGAAATACCTGCATCTGTACGACCCGAGCCGCCGCCCGGTTACCTACGCGAACCTCGACACCTTCGGAACCAGTTGGTTCTTCACGGCGGGGCAGGGGGTGCTCGGTTACAACAGCTACCGCTTTCCGGACGACTTCCGGAAGATGATGGCCGAAATCTACGAGGAAACGAAGATGCCGCTCGTCTTCTGCGAGTGGGGACTGCTCGAAAACGAGACGAAGGGAACTGCGCTGCGCAAGCAGGACGTCGCCCAGTGGGAGAAAGATATGGGCGCGAAGCTCGATACCATGCGCAACGCCCCCGGCTGCGTCGGCGGCTTCCTTTACGCGCACCACGGCGAGCTTCTCGATGTGAGCGGCCGCGAGTGGCTCCAGAAGGTCATGTCGCCATTCCGGCTGACCCGCGAAGGAGACACGCTGAAGTTTGAAAATCAGGACGTTGCGACGCTGCGCAAGGTGCTGCTCCAGGTCGTTTCCCCCGACAACGTCATCGAGAGCGAATGGCTCGATGAACTCAAGCCGGGGCGGTCGCTCCGCATCGCCTGTCCGGCAGAGAACCGCGATGCGCTGCGGGTCGAGATCAGCTTTGAGACCCACCGCGGGCTCAAACAGAAATACACCCGCATGGTGAACCGGCTGGAAGAAACCAGATAA
- a CDS encoding prepilin-type N-terminal cleavage/methylation domain-containing protein, whose amino-acid sequence MRLHFTLIELLIVIAIIAILAAMLLPALNQARSKSRDIKCASNLKQLGTYMFLYLDGNRGIFPAVNNNYGTKYVKWIDLLFCIETGASVSDNCSSVQISGPGQTRRMRGLFACPSGDSAWDIMQFSRGYGFNFSLSSPFWSGAPIRSLRKIRRPSGRAMLLDIDRVGSWPDPAAKSRGDLNNISGTGYRHQGRSGANVCFADGHVEARRSPEIPETIDDADNGYFWGSSDENMYLDRTY is encoded by the coding sequence ATGCGGTTGCACTTTACCTTGATCGAGCTTCTAATCGTGATAGCCATCATCGCGATTCTGGCAGCCATGCTGCTGCCGGCGCTGAATCAGGCGCGTTCGAAATCCCGTGACATCAAATGTGCAAGCAACCTGAAGCAGCTCGGAACCTACATGTTCCTGTATCTCGACGGCAATCGGGGGATTTTCCCCGCCGTGAACAACAATTACGGCACAAAATACGTCAAATGGATCGATCTTCTTTTCTGTATCGAAACGGGAGCGTCGGTTTCAGATAACTGTTCCTCCGTACAAATTTCCGGGCCGGGCCAGACTCGCCGTATGCGCGGTCTTTTCGCGTGTCCGTCCGGTGATTCCGCCTGGGATATCATGCAGTTTTCCCGCGGTTACGGATTCAATTTTTCACTTTCCTCGCCTTTCTGGTCAGGAGCGCCGATTCGGAGTCTGCGGAAAATCCGAAGGCCTTCCGGCCGGGCGATGCTGCTCGATATCGACCGGGTCGGAAGCTGGCCGGACCCGGCCGCCAAGTCACGTGGCGATTTGAACAATATTTCCGGAACCGGTTACCGTCATCAGGGCCGCTCCGGTGCGAACGTCTGCTTTGCGGACGGCCACGTGGAGGCGCGACGGTCGCCGGAGATTCCCGAGACGATCGACGATGCGGACAACGGGTACTTCTGGGGAAGTTCCGACGAAAATATGTACCTGGATCGAACCTATTAG
- a CDS encoding glycoside hydrolase family 5 protein — protein sequence MKLSRICMMLFLVAACTACAAETLKPAWSPGRYGTIRDGILRIAVPPGPDQSAMNCSEAEIDLAPYRGKGVFTFSIRLRADGVSKPRRNWNGVKFMFRFRDKSGGEFYRNVSGLAGTFDWRESHFIASVPETAAEGTLMLGLQDSCGTVEFDLNSLQLSPVFPKPESNYRIDYPERVAKTPPLRGVMSPTRSITEDDLAVLQKWGANLVRYQICRNWGKSGTEQDLAEYDSWLNGKLDHLEWLLTLAPKYGLRFVIDLHTPPGGRDAGKNLVMFSDKKYADHFVEVWRRIAGRFKGNPSVWAYDLVNEPVQNGPARYDYWNIQRMAAEAVRRIDPDTPIMIESNEWDSPSAFAYLPPLEMDNVIYQVHMYVPGQFTHQFVHNAFGEQGSKNFIRYPGRTGGEMWDKAMLKKSLQPVRDFQLRHNARIYVGEFSAVAWAPGAADYIRDCIEIFEEYGWDWSYHAFREWDGWSVEHEGLPGKLVPSAGNDRKQVLLEAFRKKR from the coding sequence ATGAAACTGTCACGAATCTGCATGATGCTTTTTCTGGTTGCCGCGTGTACAGCCTGTGCGGCGGAGACGCTGAAACCGGCCTGGTCGCCGGGCCGTTACGGAACCATACGCGACGGAATCCTCCGGATCGCGGTTCCGCCCGGGCCGGACCAATCGGCAATGAATTGCTCCGAGGCTGAAATCGATCTTGCGCCTTACCGGGGCAAAGGAGTGTTCACGTTTTCGATCCGGCTGCGCGCCGACGGGGTATCCAAACCCCGCCGGAACTGGAACGGTGTGAAATTCATGTTCCGCTTCCGGGATAAATCCGGTGGGGAATTCTATCGCAATGTGTCCGGTCTTGCCGGTACATTCGACTGGCGGGAGAGCCATTTTATCGCCTCCGTTCCGGAAACAGCCGCCGAAGGTACGCTGATGCTCGGACTGCAGGACAGCTGCGGAACTGTGGAGTTCGATCTGAACAGTCTGCAGCTCAGCCCCGTCTTTCCGAAGCCGGAAAGCAATTACCGAATCGATTATCCCGAACGGGTTGCCAAAACGCCGCCGCTCCGCGGCGTCATGTCCCCGACCCGATCCATCACGGAGGACGACCTTGCGGTGCTGCAGAAGTGGGGAGCGAATCTCGTCCGTTATCAGATCTGCCGCAACTGGGGTAAAAGCGGGACCGAACAGGATCTTGCGGAGTACGACAGTTGGCTGAACGGTAAGCTGGACCATCTGGAGTGGCTGCTCACTCTCGCTCCGAAGTACGGGCTCCGGTTCGTTATCGACTTGCACACGCCTCCGGGCGGACGTGATGCAGGAAAGAACCTGGTTATGTTTTCCGATAAAAAATATGCCGATCACTTTGTGGAAGTGTGGCGGCGCATCGCCGGACGTTTCAAGGGGAATCCATCCGTCTGGGCTTATGATCTTGTCAACGAACCGGTACAGAACGGGCCGGCCAGGTACGATTACTGGAACATCCAGCGCATGGCCGCCGAAGCGGTCCGCCGGATCGACCCGGATACTCCGATCATGATCGAATCAAACGAATGGGATTCACCGTCGGCCTTCGCCTACTTACCGCCGCTCGAGATGGACAACGTGATCTATCAGGTTCATATGTACGTTCCGGGCCAGTTCACGCATCAGTTTGTCCACAATGCCTTCGGCGAACAGGGCAGCAAAAATTTCATCCGTTATCCCGGGAGGACCGGCGGTGAAATGTGGGATAAAGCGATGCTGAAGAAATCCCTGCAGCCCGTGCGCGACTTCCAGCTCCGGCACAACGCCCGGATTTATGTCGGCGAATTTTCCGCCGTCGCCTGGGCGCCGGGCGCGGCCGACTACATCCGCGACTGCATCGAAATCTTCGAGGAGTACGGCTGGGACTGGAGTTATCACGCCTTCCGCGAGTGGGACGGCTGGAGTGTCGAGCACGAGGGGCTTCCCGGCAAGCTCGTTCCCTCCGCCGGCAACGACCGCAAGCAGGTCCTTCTGGAAGCGTTCCGGAAAAAACGCTGA